A portion of the Carya illinoinensis cultivar Pawnee chromosome 11, C.illinoinensisPawnee_v1, whole genome shotgun sequence genome contains these proteins:
- the LOC122280341 gene encoding sesquiterpene synthase-like: MKILVRAYFDEAKSFHAKHIPTLEEYMRVGLVTSGNPMLTVMSFLGMGEIVTEETLVWAFSDPKIITASSVIVRLSDDIKTHKFEQERGHAASAVECYMKKYGVSEEVAYDELRGQVSDAWKDINEDCMRPTAVPMAILMRVLNLS; encoded by the exons ATGAAAATTCTGGTCCGGGCATATTTCGATGAAGCCAAATCTTTTCATGCAAAGCACATCCCAACGCTGGAGGAATACATGCGAGTCGGACTGGTAACCTCTGGCAATCCCATGCTCACAGTCATGTCATTTCTTGGCATGGGTGAGATAGTTACCGAGGAGACCCTTGTGTGGGCCTTTAGCGACCCCAAAATTATTACAGCTTCGTCAGTAATTGTTAGGCTCTCGGATGACATCAAGACGCATAAG TTTGAACAAGAGAGAGGGCATGCTGCCTCGGCCGTTGAATGCTACATGAAGAAGTATGGTGTCTCAGAAGAAGTAGCATATGATGAACTCCGCGGGCAAGTTTCTGATGCGTGGAAGGATATCAATGAGGATTGTATGAGGCCTACTGCTGTACCAATGGCTATCCTTATGCGTGTTCTCAACCTTTCATGA